A stretch of the Xanthocytophaga agilis genome encodes the following:
- a CDS encoding pentapeptide repeat-containing protein, translated as MELTHQNKTFEKVIYSGKDIRNREFEKCAFHSCDFSESHFSSSRFSDCVFINCNLAMMKLTRCTIHNASFKDCKLIGVNFSTCEDFLFSVRFENCVLDYASFVQKKMPKTHFVNSSLKHVAFGNTDLHHVVFANTDLENAEFDRTNLKDADLVTAYNYIIDPERNLLKNARISLFGAAGILAKYGIKVE; from the coding sequence ATGGAATTAACACACCAGAACAAAACTTTTGAGAAAGTAATCTATTCAGGAAAAGATATTCGCAATAGAGAGTTTGAGAAATGTGCCTTTCATTCCTGCGATTTTTCTGAAAGCCATTTTAGTTCAAGCCGCTTTAGCGATTGTGTTTTTATAAATTGCAATCTGGCAATGATGAAGCTAACCCGATGTACTATACATAATGCTTCTTTTAAAGATTGTAAACTGATTGGGGTAAATTTTAGTACTTGTGAAGATTTTCTCTTTAGTGTTCGGTTTGAAAATTGTGTGCTGGACTATGCCTCCTTTGTTCAGAAGAAGATGCCAAAAACGCATTTTGTGAACTCCTCACTCAAACATGTGGCATTTGGTAATACAGACCTGCATCATGTGGTATTTGCCAATACCGATCTGGAAAATGCTGAGTTTGATAGAACCAATCTGAAAGATGCTGATTTGGTAACAGCCTATAATTATATTATTGATCCGGAAAGGAACCTATTAAAAAATGCCCGTATCTCATTATTTGGAGCTGCGGGCATTTTAGCAAAATATGGTATTAAGGTAGAATAA
- a CDS encoding HAMP domain-containing sensor histidine kinase: MEEVDQPEAMQIANHQQFINWESLSKELEKVTFELNTLTYRLSHDFNAPLSSILGLIDLIELEHGDIASQYLHMMRGRINRMRDIIRDLVYSSRMQNQTSVLENADLSTIIQREILELSDLNNYHKLKITTQISGDCPVRTDLFRLRIILNCLVSNSINYANLINKKPTVKVHVKCSAKDLQILIKDNGIGIPQEQQIKVFEMFYRGTHASNGSGLGLFLVQKAVHQMNGTITLKSESGKGTTVKVTIPNHFS; this comes from the coding sequence ATGGAAGAGGTAGATCAACCAGAAGCGATGCAGATTGCTAACCACCAACAGTTTATTAACTGGGAATCCCTGTCTAAAGAACTGGAAAAAGTAACATTTGAGTTGAATACACTGACATATCGCCTAAGCCATGATTTCAATGCTCCTCTTAGTTCTATCCTGGGCCTGATAGATCTGATAGAACTAGAGCATGGTGATATAGCCAGCCAATATCTTCATATGATGCGTGGACGCATCAATCGTATGAGGGACATTATCCGGGATCTTGTATATTCTTCCCGGATGCAAAACCAGACATCTGTACTTGAAAATGCAGATTTGAGTACTATTATACAGCGGGAAATTCTGGAACTAAGTGATTTGAATAATTATCATAAACTAAAAATTACTACACAGATTTCAGGAGACTGTCCCGTTAGAACAGATTTATTTCGGCTACGGATTATTCTTAATTGTCTTGTATCCAATAGTATTAACTATGCCAATCTGATTAACAAAAAACCGACAGTAAAAGTACATGTTAAATGTAGTGCTAAAGACCTTCAGATCTTAATTAAGGACAATGGCATAGGTATCCCTCAGGAACAACAGATTAAAGTTTTTGAGATGTTTTACCGGGGTACTCATGCATCCAATGGTTCAGGTTTGGGGCTGTTTCTTGTACAGAAGGCCGTTCATCAGATGAATGGCACCATCACATTAAAATCAGAATCAGGCAAAGGTACCACCGTTAAAGTTACAATACCCAATCATTTCTCATAA
- a CDS encoding thioredoxin family protein translates to MKKISELDFSNEVIQTDGLQIVHFYNPYSSHSNDTDTILEELYKTHNDVNFFKINLLHCGMLCERYGISLPCVLVFENGVLQDLLQDVITKDTLVTKLTSLLSSN, encoded by the coding sequence ATGAAAAAGATATCAGAATTGGACTTCTCCAATGAGGTAATTCAGACAGACGGGCTACAGATCGTTCATTTTTATAATCCTTATTCCAGTCATTCAAACGACACTGACACTATACTGGAAGAATTGTACAAAACTCATAATGATGTTAATTTTTTCAAAATCAACCTGCTGCATTGCGGAATGCTTTGTGAGCGCTATGGGATATCACTTCCCTGTGTATTGGTTTTTGAAAATGGAGTATTACAGGACTTATTACAAGATGTGATTACAAAAGATACACTGGTAACTAAACTTACCTCCCTTTTGTCAAGCAATTAA
- a CDS encoding sigma 54-interacting transcriptional regulator produces the protein MSASSTLTNNLLSFVNQTFLQELIQELPVVVFAISPNQTITCWNKECERTLGYSSKELQDTTILAKNLFGHTPILKSITEAWDNPNTTLPYCYWEGEIKAKDGSVRYLSVNYHVRNNFVLEGLHLWCIGTDLTDKVQGQRIMQVNQERLSLVTKAAKIGFWDWNAHTNEVYYSQECFDIMGYKCDEFSHAYEKWMEFIHPEDRTRVQNKVRDCLHTKCDFYTELRFKAQNGNYIWLFLQANVFEWDAQDKAVRIVGIISDITLRKRTEQDLQEALAKVEELKESLVEENLQLKQELQESFRYEDIISISDTYKKVLRQVEQVAPTDATVLVLGETGTGKSLIANTIHRLSPRVNQPLIKVNCAALPANLIESELFGYEKGAFTGAYTKKIGRFELADKGTIFLDEIGDLPMELQAKLLRVLQEGEFEPLGGNRTHKVDVRIIAATNRNLEELVQKGSFRADLYYRLNVFPIVNPPLRERKEDIPLLVKYFVNKYNAKTKKQITVIPKKTLQQLESYNWPGNIRELKNTIERAIVLSTGSKLEMDAWFQNPANTISPDIFSETAFDTLEDHERKHILEALKRTEGRVTGPKGAGKLLGINDKTLQSRMRKLGINRLHEFK, from the coding sequence ATGAGCGCATCATCCACATTGACTAACAACTTGTTATCTTTTGTTAACCAGACTTTTCTTCAGGAACTTATACAAGAACTTCCTGTGGTTGTCTTTGCGATCTCTCCCAATCAGACTATTACGTGCTGGAATAAGGAATGTGAACGAACATTGGGATATTCCTCAAAGGAACTTCAGGATACTACAATACTGGCTAAAAACTTATTTGGTCATACACCTATACTAAAAAGTATCACAGAAGCATGGGATAACCCGAACACTACTCTTCCCTACTGTTACTGGGAAGGGGAAATCAAAGCCAAAGATGGTTCTGTAAGATATTTGTCCGTCAACTACCATGTTCGGAATAATTTTGTGCTTGAAGGCCTTCATCTTTGGTGCATTGGTACAGACCTTACAGATAAGGTACAAGGCCAGCGAATTATGCAGGTCAATCAGGAACGCCTTTCCTTGGTTACCAAAGCTGCTAAAATAGGCTTCTGGGACTGGAATGCTCATACTAATGAGGTATACTATAGCCAGGAATGCTTTGACATTATGGGATATAAATGCGATGAATTTAGTCATGCGTACGAAAAATGGATGGAGTTCATTCACCCGGAAGACCGAACCAGGGTTCAGAACAAAGTAAGGGATTGTCTTCATACTAAATGTGACTTTTATACCGAACTCCGTTTCAAAGCCCAGAATGGTAACTATATCTGGCTATTTCTACAAGCCAATGTTTTTGAATGGGATGCACAGGATAAAGCAGTCAGAATTGTAGGTATTATATCTGATATCACATTACGAAAACGGACTGAACAAGATCTTCAGGAAGCTTTGGCTAAAGTAGAAGAACTAAAAGAATCACTAGTAGAAGAGAACCTTCAGCTCAAACAAGAGTTGCAGGAAAGTTTCCGGTACGAGGATATAATTTCAATAAGTGATACCTATAAAAAAGTACTTAGACAGGTAGAACAGGTAGCACCTACTGATGCAACTGTTCTGGTGTTAGGTGAAACGGGTACAGGTAAAAGTCTTATAGCAAACACCATACACCGCCTAAGTCCACGCGTTAATCAGCCACTGATAAAAGTCAACTGTGCAGCACTTCCTGCCAATCTGATCGAAAGTGAATTGTTTGGATATGAAAAGGGAGCCTTTACAGGTGCTTATACAAAAAAAATCGGACGATTTGAACTGGCAGATAAGGGAACCATCTTTCTTGATGAAATCGGAGATCTGCCAATGGAACTGCAGGCTAAGCTGTTGAGAGTCTTACAGGAAGGTGAATTTGAACCCCTGGGAGGCAATCGCACACACAAGGTTGATGTACGTATTATAGCTGCTACCAATCGCAATCTGGAAGAACTTGTACAAAAGGGAAGCTTCCGTGCGGATCTGTACTATCGACTCAATGTCTTTCCTATTGTAAATCCGCCTTTACGCGAAAGGAAAGAAGATATACCACTGTTGGTAAAGTACTTTGTAAATAAATACAATGCCAAGACAAAAAAGCAGATCACTGTTATTCCCAAAAAGACTCTGCAACAACTGGAAAGCTACAACTGGCCAGGAAATATCAGGGAGTTGAAAAATACAATCGAACGGGCTATCGTTTTAAGTACCGGTTCCAAACTGGAAATGGATGCATGGTTTCAAAACCCTGCGAATACCATTTCGCCAGATATATTTTCTGAAACAGCATTTGATACACTGGAAGACCACGAAAGAAAACATATTCTTGAAGCGCTTAAACGTACAGAAGGACGTGTAACTGGTCCTAAGGGGGCAGGTAAACTATTGGGTATAAATGACAAAACACTCCAATCCCGCATGAGAAAGCTGGGTATCAACCGGTTACATGAATTTAAATAA
- a CDS encoding App1 family protein, translating to MSSVKNAFFNLLGAIEEGFDAVRNRFRKPLQKIKGIRIVPYTGFSNGTSLFLKGRVIRNPFTFTPRDRASRWHNLRDTYRRFSTHEMAGVQVELRWNESLHIATTDEEGYFTFQLEDLPQSNSSVMIWGKLDLRLVTQTADEPAITAADILIPPTSAQFGVISDIDDTVLVSNATHKLRMAKLAFFYNARTRLPFEGVASFYQALQKGTSAGVFNPIFYVSSSPWNLFDMLTEFFNWQKIPQGPLMLKDIGISRTQVGGASHHTHKLAQIKLIMSMYPNLPFILIGDSGQHDPEIYRQVVLDYPGRILAIYIRDVSKDKRDLEVETIISSIANSSVPMFLIPDTEAAAQHAAANGWIAREEISEVKEEISETKKDVSSSILQSDNMTEEKG from the coding sequence ATGTCATCAGTAAAAAATGCCTTTTTTAATTTGCTTGGAGCAATAGAAGAAGGTTTTGATGCAGTGCGCAATCGCTTTCGAAAACCTTTACAGAAAATAAAAGGAATCCGGATTGTACCCTACACAGGTTTCAGCAATGGAACTTCTCTGTTTTTAAAAGGTCGAGTAATACGTAATCCATTTACATTCACGCCTCGTGACAGAGCATCCAGATGGCATAATCTGAGAGATACATATAGACGATTTAGCACCCATGAAATGGCAGGTGTCCAGGTAGAATTACGATGGAATGAAAGCCTTCATATCGCCACAACAGATGAAGAAGGATATTTTACATTTCAGCTCGAAGATCTTCCCCAATCCAACTCCTCTGTCATGATATGGGGAAAACTGGACTTACGCCTGGTCACACAAACAGCAGATGAACCTGCTATAACAGCTGCAGATATTCTGATACCTCCAACATCAGCACAATTTGGCGTAATCTCAGACATTGATGATACAGTATTGGTATCCAATGCCACTCACAAACTTCGCATGGCCAAACTGGCGTTTTTTTACAACGCACGCACACGATTGCCATTTGAAGGTGTTGCTTCTTTTTATCAGGCATTGCAGAAAGGGACTTCAGCAGGTGTATTTAATCCTATCTTTTATGTTTCGAGCAGTCCCTGGAACCTGTTTGATATGTTGACAGAGTTCTTTAACTGGCAGAAAATCCCACAAGGGCCATTAATGCTCAAAGATATTGGCATAAGCAGAACCCAGGTAGGTGGCGCCTCACACCACACCCATAAACTGGCACAAATCAAACTCATCATGTCTATGTATCCCAATCTGCCATTTATACTGATAGGAGATAGTGGTCAGCATGATCCGGAAATTTATCGGCAGGTAGTATTAGACTATCCCGGACGTATCCTGGCTATTTATATTCGGGATGTTAGTAAAGACAAACGTGATCTTGAAGTAGAAACCATTATCTCTAGTATAGCTAATTCCAGTGTTCCAATGTTTTTGATCCCGGATACAGAGGCAGCTGCCCAACATGCAGCAGCCAATGGATGGATTGCCAGAGAAGAGATTTCAGAAGTAAAGGAAGAGATATCCGAAACAAAGAAAGATGTGTCTTCATCTATTCTTCAGTCTGACAACATGACAGAAGAGAAAGGATAA
- the msrB gene encoding peptide-methionine (R)-S-oxide reductase MsrB, whose amino-acid sequence MRIHLSILFFLVVCSFISILLTNCQSANSQQEGSDISYVDTLLLQPGKDGKVRLSDEQWEKILKPGAYAVLREKKTEFAFSGSLLKNKKEGTYLCAGCHQPLFSSATKFESGTGWPSFYDIIAQTNVKEIKDESYGMNRIEVVCSRCDGHLGHVFEDGPVPTGLRYCINSAALLFDEK is encoded by the coding sequence ATGAGAATCCACCTATCTATTCTATTCTTCCTAGTTGTTTGTAGTTTTATAAGCATTCTGCTAACAAATTGCCAATCTGCTAATAGTCAGCAGGAAGGTAGTGATATTTCTTACGTCGATACACTTTTGCTCCAGCCTGGAAAAGATGGGAAAGTGCGGTTATCCGATGAACAATGGGAGAAAATACTAAAGCCAGGAGCCTACGCTGTTTTACGGGAGAAAAAGACAGAATTTGCATTTAGTGGTTCTTTGCTCAAAAATAAAAAAGAGGGTACTTACCTGTGTGCTGGTTGCCATCAACCCTTATTTTCTTCAGCAACCAAGTTTGAATCAGGTACCGGATGGCCTAGTTTTTATGATATAATTGCACAGACCAATGTCAAAGAAATAAAAGATGAGAGTTATGGTATGAATCGGATTGAGGTAGTTTGTAGCCGATGTGATGGACATCTTGGTCATGTATTTGAAGACGGACCTGTTCCAACAGGTCTTCGTTATTGTATAAACTCAGCTGCTCTCCTCTTTGACGAGAAATAA
- a CDS encoding energy transducer TonB, which yields MKADFQFNAWAKIYGTMCLAGLGMALPANAQTASAPKADLIFVDEEAHPKNGLDAFYKHVRENLKYPEAALSAGVQGRVFVQFVVLANGSIEDIKVIRGIGSGCDEEAIRLVQSSPEWLPAKYHGKAIATEVSLPIRFSTTKE from the coding sequence ATGAAAGCTGATTTTCAGTTTAATGCCTGGGCAAAGATTTATGGCACTATGTGTCTGGCCGGATTAGGTATGGCATTGCCTGCAAACGCACAGACGGCTTCGGCTCCTAAGGCAGATCTCATCTTTGTAGATGAGGAGGCACACCCAAAGAATGGACTAGATGCTTTTTACAAACATGTACGTGAAAATCTGAAATATCCGGAAGCGGCATTGTCTGCGGGGGTACAGGGACGAGTATTTGTACAGTTTGTAGTATTAGCCAATGGTTCAATTGAAGATATAAAGGTAATTCGTGGTATTGGTAGTGGCTGTGATGAAGAAGCTATTCGTCTGGTACAAAGTTCTCCGGAATGGTTACCCGCCAAGTATCATGGAAAAGCCATTGCAACAGAGGTATCTTTACCCATCCGTTTTTCAACAACGAAAGAATAA
- a CDS encoding NUDIX hydrolase: protein MENPWKTLSTKEIYTNPWIQVTESQVVNPGGGNGIYGVVHFKNKAIGIVPVDEEGCTWLVGQYRYPLNEYSWEIPEGGGPLSEDPLESAKRELKEETGFTASQWTLISRIHTSNSVCNEEGFIYLAQQLTAGESQPEETEELILRRVHLKEAIEMVMQNQITDSLSIAGLLKASRILNIH from the coding sequence ATGGAAAATCCCTGGAAAACGCTTTCTACAAAAGAAATTTATACCAATCCCTGGATACAGGTAACAGAAAGCCAGGTTGTAAACCCTGGTGGCGGCAATGGAATCTATGGTGTAGTACACTTTAAAAACAAAGCTATCGGTATTGTACCAGTAGATGAAGAAGGTTGTACCTGGCTGGTAGGTCAGTATCGTTATCCACTCAATGAATATTCTTGGGAGATTCCGGAAGGCGGAGGTCCGCTAAGTGAAGATCCGCTCGAATCCGCAAAGAGAGAACTGAAAGAAGAAACAGGGTTTACCGCCTCACAATGGACATTAATCAGCCGTATCCATACTTCTAACTCTGTCTGTAATGAAGAAGGATTCATTTATCTGGCACAACAGCTAACAGCAGGTGAAAGTCAGCCAGAAGAGACAGAAGAATTGATTTTACGCAGAGTGCATTTGAAGGAAGCCATTGAGATGGTTATGCAGAATCAGATCACAGATTCTCTAAGCATAGCGGGACTTTTGAAAGCCTCACGTATTCTCAATATCCATTAA
- a CDS encoding ACP phosphodiesterase: MNFLAHLYLSGTFDEAMIGNLMADFITGRIREDIPQKIREGIVLHREIDSFTDSHPVVRKAKHQLFPVYRHYASVITDVFYDHFLATHWQQYHPEPLEQFAAKIYQFLTEKEELLPIDMLPVVHAMKRQNWLVNYGTLEGINRTLTNTAKRTKFASGMEHAVDDLQKDYDFYQENFREFFPDLVQHVDRVKAA; the protein is encoded by the coding sequence ATGAATTTTCTGGCACACTTGTATCTATCTGGTACTTTCGATGAGGCAATGATAGGCAACCTAATGGCCGATTTCATTACAGGCCGAATCAGAGAAGATATACCTCAGAAAATACGGGAAGGTATAGTATTACACAGAGAGATCGACTCTTTCACAGATTCTCATCCTGTAGTCAGGAAAGCTAAACATCAGCTTTTTCCTGTTTACAGACATTATGCCAGTGTAATTACAGATGTGTTTTATGATCATTTCCTGGCTACTCATTGGCAACAATACCATCCTGAACCCTTAGAACAGTTTGCAGCCAAGATCTATCAGTTTCTGACCGAAAAAGAAGAATTACTCCCGATAGATATGCTTCCAGTAGTACATGCGATGAAACGGCAAAACTGGTTGGTCAATTATGGAACACTGGAAGGTATAAACCGCACACTTACCAACACAGCAAAACGCACAAAATTTGCTTCAGGAATGGAACACGCAGTAGATGACCTTCAAAAGGACTATGATTTTTATCAGGAAAATTTTCGTGAATTTTTTCCTGATCTGGTACAACATGTTGATCGTGTGAAAGCAGCCTAA
- a CDS encoding MBL fold metallo-hydrolase, whose protein sequence is MRQKTFGRNPEGKRLEKINQSSNYKDGIFQNLSPTEVTLKNASMTKMLKDYFNKPKDTAPSALIPSVKTDLHTLSDDKPTIVWFGHSSYLIQYRGTRILVDPVFSGYASPVSYFGKSFPGSDIYTVSDFGNIDMLIITHDHYDHMDYKTITQFAPKVKSFYTALGVGSHLEFWGIPVSRIVEFDWWDHQNIADSIHLIATPARHFSGRGLVRNKTLWTSFVLQLYDKTIYIGGDSGYDTHFKSIGDKYGPFDIVMLESGQYGSDWPYIHMFPEETVKAAQDLKAKTLLPVHWGKFVLANHAWNEPIQRVVQKAKEENMPLTTPKIGEPIYLGEAYPNQMWWKF, encoded by the coding sequence ATGCGACAAAAAACATTTGGCAGAAATCCGGAAGGAAAGAGACTTGAAAAAATCAACCAATCGTCCAATTACAAAGATGGAATCTTTCAGAATCTATCGCCGACAGAGGTTACACTCAAAAATGCATCCATGACAAAGATGCTGAAGGACTATTTCAACAAGCCCAAAGACACAGCTCCTTCTGCTTTGATTCCTTCAGTCAAAACAGATCTACACACACTATCCGATGACAAACCTACGATTGTCTGGTTTGGACACTCTTCTTATCTGATTCAATATCGGGGCACTCGTATTTTGGTAGATCCGGTATTTAGTGGGTATGCATCTCCGGTGTCATATTTCGGAAAATCATTTCCAGGATCAGATATTTATACTGTCTCTGACTTTGGAAACATTGATATGTTAATTATCACCCATGATCACTATGATCACATGGATTATAAAACCATAACTCAGTTTGCGCCAAAAGTAAAATCATTTTATACAGCACTGGGTGTAGGCTCTCATCTGGAATTCTGGGGAATTCCTGTCAGCAGAATCGTTGAGTTCGACTGGTGGGACCACCAGAACATTGCGGATAGCATTCATCTTATAGCTACCCCAGCCCGGCATTTCTCTGGACGAGGGCTGGTTCGAAATAAAACCTTGTGGACATCTTTTGTATTGCAGCTTTATGACAAAACCATTTATATAGGTGGTGACTCAGGATATGATACCCACTTCAAATCCATTGGCGATAAGTATGGTCCGTTTGATATTGTTATGCTGGAGTCAGGCCAATATGGATCGGACTGGCCCTACATACATATGTTTCCGGAAGAAACTGTGAAAGCAGCCCAAGATCTGAAAGCCAAAACGCTACTACCTGTACATTGGGGAAAATTTGTACTCGCCAATCACGCGTGGAATGAACCTATCCAACGAGTAGTACAAAAAGCAAAAGAAGAAAATATGCCACTGACTACTCCTAAAATTGGTGAGCCTATTTATTTGGGAGAAGCGTATCCAAATCAAATGTGGTGGAAATTTTAA
- a CDS encoding glycoside hydrolase family 65 protein: protein MIQKITHLSVFLLLSLSGIAQDVSNSVWHVQAKNIDPNNYYGVTVANGMIGIVSSAEPLKVKDIVLNGAFDTYGRGRVSNIMKTFDFANMDMDVDGQRLDRKRIQNYAQTLDMQHASLTTTFDHTDKISVKQTISALRHLPHTALMEVEITAKKDVSVTPHSVLSAPDMLRDVKNFYHLIDRPHSLIPLITSVAKSPTGKNTVAASNSFIFEEERGKEPALIHEEWDYGLHRLKFTIQLKAGQTYRFAVVGSTTSSEHVADPHNEAERLTIFAALERTERLKKRHTEAWNKLWESDIVIEGDAYVQRDVHFALYHLYSFAREGTAYSLSPMGLSGLGYNGHVFWDTELWMYPPLLVLHPEIAKSLLEYRFQRLEEAKNNAFSHGYEGAMFPWESDNEGQESTPVWALTGPFQHHITGDIGFAFWKYYQVTKDKIWLRDRGYPLLKEVADFWASRAEKGNDGKYHIINVVCADEYAENVDDNAFTNGMAKEVLGYAAEAARELGVTPNPKWVEVATGLVILKLDNGVTREHATYNGEIIKQADVNLLAYPLKVVTDITQLKKDLDYYEARMDKNGPAMSFAILCLLNARLGNTEKAYQLFSQTYKPNEVPPFGVIAETAGGTNPYFATGAGGFLQTLLNGFGGLDITKAGIVQLKTKIPAQWKSLTLKGIGVDKKTFVVR, encoded by the coding sequence ATGATCCAAAAAATAACTCACCTGAGTGTATTTCTTCTTCTGAGTCTCTCGGGTATAGCTCAAGATGTTTCGAACTCTGTCTGGCATGTACAGGCAAAGAACATAGACCCTAATAATTATTATGGTGTTACAGTTGCCAATGGTATGATTGGTATTGTGTCTTCTGCGGAACCACTTAAAGTAAAAGACATTGTATTGAATGGTGCCTTTGATACATATGGACGAGGTCGGGTATCAAATATTATGAAGACTTTTGATTTTGCCAATATGGACATGGATGTAGATGGGCAGCGTCTGGATCGGAAACGCATTCAAAATTATGCTCAGACATTGGATATGCAACATGCATCACTGACCACAACATTTGACCACACCGATAAAATTTCTGTTAAACAGACTATCTCTGCCTTGAGGCATCTGCCTCATACAGCTTTGATGGAAGTGGAAATCACAGCCAAAAAGGATGTATCAGTAACCCCTCATAGCGTTTTATCTGCACCAGATATGCTTCGGGATGTCAAAAACTTCTACCACCTTATTGATCGTCCACATTCTCTGATTCCATTGATTACCTCTGTAGCAAAAAGTCCTACAGGTAAAAATACAGTAGCTGCATCTAACAGTTTTATCTTTGAAGAGGAACGGGGCAAAGAGCCAGCACTTATCCATGAAGAATGGGATTACGGATTACATCGACTTAAGTTTACCATTCAGCTAAAAGCAGGGCAAACCTATCGCTTTGCAGTAGTTGGATCTACTACATCCAGTGAACATGTAGCAGATCCACACAATGAAGCCGAACGACTCACAATCTTTGCAGCTCTGGAACGTACCGAACGTCTTAAAAAACGACACACAGAGGCATGGAACAAACTTTGGGAAAGTGATATAGTGATTGAAGGAGACGCATATGTACAACGGGATGTACATTTTGCTTTATATCACCTTTATTCTTTTGCTCGTGAAGGTACAGCCTATAGCCTCTCCCCTATGGGTTTATCCGGACTAGGCTACAATGGACACGTATTCTGGGATACCGAACTTTGGATGTATCCACCTCTGCTGGTACTACATCCCGAAATTGCCAAATCTCTTTTGGAATACCGTTTCCAACGACTTGAAGAAGCGAAAAACAATGCCTTCAGCCACGGTTACGAAGGAGCTATGTTTCCTTGGGAATCGGATAATGAAGGACAGGAATCTACTCCCGTATGGGCACTTACTGGCCCCTTCCAGCACCATATCACAGGAGACATAGGATTTGCATTCTGGAAATACTATCAGGTTACCAAAGACAAGATATGGCTAAGAGATCGTGGATATCCTTTATTAAAAGAAGTAGCAGACTTCTGGGCAAGCCGTGCAGAGAAAGGGAATGATGGGAAGTATCACATCATTAATGTAGTCTGTGCAGATGAATACGCAGAGAATGTAGATGACAATGCATTCACCAACGGTATGGCGAAAGAAGTGCTGGGGTATGCAGCAGAGGCTGCCAGAGAACTAGGTGTGACACCTAATCCCAAATGGGTAGAAGTAGCAACAGGCCTGGTTATTCTAAAACTGGACAATGGAGTAACTCGTGAACATGCAACCTATAATGGTGAAATAATCAAACAGGCTGATGTAAACTTACTGGCCTACCCTCTTAAAGTGGTTACCGATATAACTCAACTCAAAAAAGATCTGGATTATTATGAGGCTCGTATGGATAAAAATGGTCCGGCAATGAGCTTTGCTATTTTATGTCTGCTCAATGCGCGCTTGGGAAATACAGAAAAAGCATATCAATTGTTTAGCCAAACTTATAAACCTAATGAAGTACCTCCCTTTGGAGTAATTGCCGAGACTGCTGGCGGCACCAATCCTTATTTTGCCACAGGTGCAGGAGGATTCCTTCAGACACTTCTTAATGGATTTGGAGGACTTGATATCACCAAAGCGGGTATTGTGCAGTTAAAAACCAAGATTCCTGCCCAATGGAAATCACTAACCCTAAAAGGGATTGGAGTGGACAAAAAAACATTTGTTGTAAGATAA